One region of Salvia miltiorrhiza cultivar Shanhuang (shh) chromosome 3, IMPLAD_Smil_shh, whole genome shotgun sequence genomic DNA includes:
- the LOC131016619 gene encoding uncharacterized protein LOC131016619 isoform X2, which translates to MARDLGFWLPSEFLTDDDLLTDFTSPPEDDDLVADLTRKLAHSALLTDYASKGWKRSGSPQSTLCGCQPGPTVSPNSVSGFCSPTDAEDYLRRDLLHAAAEEVVRIRMIEETAAFYSSKHFPPQSKPRTGAGPQLSPNSASAFNTNQAPSQTHLSSQLLQVARMKQQMMKNGDNMTGVTEFQLRNGRGNGGEGRAPMAAWPGFQQPGSGMRAVYLGEPGPKKERTGTGVFLPQRVSSLPAENRKKSEKVVHALNINVDSIDAQLSKNCSTARKRGYGYGSSNFDYDAAAAVLTHRKNLMMAQQRRNLAPQPAMNQQLRLPRDWTY; encoded by the exons ATGGCGCGAGATTTGGGGTTCTGGCTTCCCTCCGAGTTTCTCACGGACGACGACCTGCTCACAGACTTCACTTCGCCCCCCGAGGACGATGACCTCGTCGCCGACTTGACTCGGAAGCTTGCTCACTCTGCTTTACTCACCGACTACGCTTCAAAA gGCTGGAAGCGGTCCGGTTCGCCGCAATCGACTCTGTGCGGGTGCCAGCCCGGCCCGACGGTTAGCCCGAACTCCGTATCCGGCTTCTGCTCACCAACGGATGCGGAGGACTACCTGCGGCGGGATTTACTCCACGCGGCTGCGGAGGAGGTGGTGAGGATTCGGATGATTGAAGAAACGGCGGCGTTTTACTCTTCCAAGCACTTTCCGCCGCAGTCCAAACCCCGCACCGGCGCCGGGCCTCAGCTAAGTCCGAACTCGGCCTCTGCTTTCAACACGAATCAAGCCCCATCCCAAACTCATCTCTCCTCTCAGCTGTTGCAAGTAGCCAGG ATGAAGCAGCAGATGATGAAGAACGGAGACAACATGACCGGAGTTACGGAGTTTCAGCTTCGGAACGGAAGGGGAAATGGCGGAGAAGGAAGGGCTCCCATGGCAGCTTGGCCTGGTTTCCAGCAACCCGGTTCAGGTATGCGGGCGGTTTACCTCGGCGAACCCGGTCCAAAAAAGGAACGAACAGGAACCGGTGTTTTTCTTCCTCAAAGAGTCAGTTCGCTCCCTGCTGAAAATCGCAAGAAATCAG AAAAAGTGGTCCATGCGTTGAATATCAATGTGGACTCCATTGATGCCCAGCTATCTAAAAATTGTTCTACTGCCAGAAAAAGGGGTTATGGTTATGGATCTTCGAATTTCGATTATG ACGCCGCCGCTGCTGTATTGACGCACAGAAAAAATCTGATGATGGCTCAACAGAGAAGAAATCTTGCACCGCAGCCGGCCATGAATCAACAGCTCAGGCTGCCTCGCGATTGGACTTACTAA
- the LOC131016619 gene encoding uncharacterized protein LOC131016619 isoform X1 has product MARDLGFWLPSEFLTDDDLLTDFTSPPEDDDLVADLTRKLAHSALLTDYASKGWKRSGSPQSTLCGCQPGPTVSPNSVSGFCSPTDAEDYLRRDLLHAAAEEVVRIRMIEETAAFYSSKHFPPQSKPRTGAGPQLSPNSASAFNTNQAPSQTHLSSQLLQVARMKQQMMKNGDNMTGVTEFQLRNGRGNGGEGRAPMAAWPGFQQPGSGMRAVYLGEPGPKKERTGTGVFLPQRVSSLPAENRKKSVCPTVVLPEKVVHALNINVDSIDAQLSKNCSTARKRGYGYGSSNFDYDAAAAVLTHRKNLMMAQQRRNLAPQPAMNQQLRLPRDWTY; this is encoded by the exons ATGGCGCGAGATTTGGGGTTCTGGCTTCCCTCCGAGTTTCTCACGGACGACGACCTGCTCACAGACTTCACTTCGCCCCCCGAGGACGATGACCTCGTCGCCGACTTGACTCGGAAGCTTGCTCACTCTGCTTTACTCACCGACTACGCTTCAAAA gGCTGGAAGCGGTCCGGTTCGCCGCAATCGACTCTGTGCGGGTGCCAGCCCGGCCCGACGGTTAGCCCGAACTCCGTATCCGGCTTCTGCTCACCAACGGATGCGGAGGACTACCTGCGGCGGGATTTACTCCACGCGGCTGCGGAGGAGGTGGTGAGGATTCGGATGATTGAAGAAACGGCGGCGTTTTACTCTTCCAAGCACTTTCCGCCGCAGTCCAAACCCCGCACCGGCGCCGGGCCTCAGCTAAGTCCGAACTCGGCCTCTGCTTTCAACACGAATCAAGCCCCATCCCAAACTCATCTCTCCTCTCAGCTGTTGCAAGTAGCCAGG ATGAAGCAGCAGATGATGAAGAACGGAGACAACATGACCGGAGTTACGGAGTTTCAGCTTCGGAACGGAAGGGGAAATGGCGGAGAAGGAAGGGCTCCCATGGCAGCTTGGCCTGGTTTCCAGCAACCCGGTTCAGGTATGCGGGCGGTTTACCTCGGCGAACCCGGTCCAAAAAAGGAACGAACAGGAACCGGTGTTTTTCTTCCTCAAAGAGTCAGTTCGCTCCCTGCTGAAAATCGCAAGAAATCAG TTTGCCCAACTGTTGTGCTGCCAGAAAAAGTGGTCCATGCGTTGAATATCAATGTGGACTCCATTGATGCCCAGCTATCTAAAAATTGTTCTACTGCCAGAAAAAGGGGTTATGGTTATGGATCTTCGAATTTCGATTATG ACGCCGCCGCTGCTGTATTGACGCACAGAAAAAATCTGATGATGGCTCAACAGAGAAGAAATCTTGCACCGCAGCCGGCCATGAATCAACAGCTCAGGCTGCCTCGCGATTGGACTTACTAA